A single genomic interval of Euwallacea similis isolate ESF13 chromosome 2, ESF131.1, whole genome shotgun sequence harbors:
- the Fis1 gene encoding mitochondrial fission 1 protein, which translates to MADILTETVLLEDLKKFEKIFHEQLYKNDITPKAQFEYAWCLVRSKYAADIQKGIVLLEELYKTNEEGQRDYLYYLAIGNARLKEYTKALGYVRSFLSIEPGNQQVISLQQNIKKKMEKEGLMGMALAGGAVLAVGAIIGVGMAIAKAK; encoded by the exons ATGGCTGATATATTAACCGAAACTGTCCTTCTTGAAGATTTGAAG aaatttgaaaaaatctttcatgaacaattatacaaaaatgatATCACTCCCAAGGCCCAGTTTGAATATGCTTGGTGCTTAGTTCGCAGCAAATATGCTGCAGATATCCAGAAAGGAATTGTCTTATTGGAAGAGCTGTATAAAACTAACGAAGAGGGACAAAGGGACTACTTGTATTATTTAGCTATTGGGAATGCAAGGCTAAAAGAGTACACAAAGGCTTTAGGATATGTTCGATCCTTCTTGTCAATTGAACCTG GAAACCAACAGGTAATAAGTTtacaacaaaacataaaaaagaaaatggagaAAGAAGGCCTGATGGGAATGGCATTAGCTGGAGGTGCCGTCCTGGCGGTAGGAGCGATTATTGGTGTGGGAATGGCCATTGCCAAGGCAAAGTGa
- the caps gene encoding leucine-rich repeat and immunoglobulin-like domain-containing nogo receptor-interacting protein 2, with the protein MVVQELINMAQISAKNCTFKTMIYLFLLATFATTALAGSIPGCPTGCVCNDDTFVVQCEHSKLDVIPITLNPAIQRLVLRSNKIKTVDAAFQFYRDLQYVDLSSNHLVNIPTKSFFHQEKLQELHLNKNKLSTISNRTFQGLKSLTVLNLRENFLDELSKGIFSILPKLEELNLGQNRITKIDPLAFDGLLSLRVLFLDDNLLSAVPTVSLSVLGSLAELHVGLNTFESLPDDSFKGLSKLSVLDLSSGGISNIGGNSFRGLVGLRNLNLADNRLQQIPTMQLAYLSRLEELTIGQNEFSSLPKGAFKGLSNLRRLDITGAKNLEHIEKGVFADNMNLETIMLVSNKKLENLEDGALVGLPNLKHLVLRENAFKSFPESVVSWNELKALELTDNPINCDCQLLWLLKLANQKNLTNVQCASPLQLRDRSLKSLTSDDLGCSFGDPSQQVLILTFCVSAIILLAVLGLFLFRYRLKVRDALKDYKFNKRAISRKEHEYQKTFSEDEYTMRTGNLPIKHIPVTEL; encoded by the coding sequence ACCATGATCTACCTCTTTCTGTTGGCAACATTTGCCACAACCGCCCTAGCCGGAAGCATTCCGGGTTGTCCCACTGGATGCGTATGCAACGACGATACCTTCGTTGTGCAATGCGAACACAGCAAGCTGGATGTAATTCCCATAACGCTGAATCCGGCTATCCAGAGGCTAGTCCTCCGGAGCAATAAAATCAAGACTGTGGACGCAGCCTTCCAGTTCTACAGGGATTTACAGTACGTGGATTTATCCAGTAATCATCTAGTGAACATCCCCACCAAGAGCTTCTTTCACCAGGAGAAGTTACAGGAGTTGCACTTGAACAAGAATAAATTGTCCACTATTAGTAATCGGACGTTTCAAGGGCTTAAGTCCTTGACAGTGCTAAATTTACGAGAGAATTTCCTCGATGAGTTGTCCAAGGGGATATTTTCTATTCTCCCCAAGCTAGAGGAGCTAAATTTAGGCCAGAATAGAATTACCAAAATTGATCCTCTGGCCTTTGATGGGCTGCTCAGCTTAAGAGTGCTATTTCTGGACGATAATTTATTGTCAGCAGTACCAACAGTATCATTGTCAGTGTTAGGCAGCCTGGCAGAGCTCCATGTGGGTTTAAACACCTTCGAATCCCTTCCAGATGATTCTTTCAAAGGGCTAAGCAAACTCTCAGTTTTGGATTTAAGCAGTGGGGGCATCTCCAACATCGGCGGCAACTCCTTCAGAGGATTAGTAGGGCTCAGAAACTTGAACTTGGCAGACAATAGATTACAGCAAATTCCCACTATGCAACTAGCATATCTTTCCAGGCTGGAAGAGCTCACTATAGGCCAAAACGAATTTTCTTCACTGCCAAAAGGAGCATTTAAGGGCCTGTCCAACCTCAGGAGGCTCGATATAACTGGAGCTAAGAATTTGGAGCACATTGAAAAGGGGGTCTTTGCAGATAACATGAATCTAGAGACTATAATGTTGGTGAGCAATAAGAAGCTGGAGAACTTGGAGGATGGGGCTTTAGTGGGATTGCCCAATTTGAAACACTTAGTGCTTCGTGAGAAtgcttttaaaagttttccagAATCGGTGGTATCCTGGAATGAGCTCAAAGCATTGGAGCTTACAGATAATCCGATAAACTGTGACTGCCAACTCTTGTGGTTGCTGAAACTGGCCAATCAGAAGAACCTCACTAACGTGCAGTGCGCGAGTCCGTTGCAGCTGCGCGATAGATCTTTAAAATCGCTCACGAGTGATGATTTGGGATGTTCGTTCGGTGACCCTAGTCAGCAAGTACTTATACTGACCTTTTGTGTTAGTGCCATCATCCTCTTGGCGGTGCTCGGGCTGTTTTTGTTTAGGTACAGACTGAAAGTGCGTGATGCCTTGAAAGACtacaaatttaacaaaagaGCGATTAGTCGGAAGGAGCATGAGTACCAGAAAACTTTTTCCGAGGATGAGTATACGATGCGTACTGGAAATTTACCCATTAAGCATATTCCGGTGACTGAGTTGTAG